From Halomicrobium salinisoli, the proteins below share one genomic window:
- a CDS encoding chorismate--pyruvate lyase family protein, which produces MAEDSELRRLLTELQEVCDPPLSPAERILLTTDGTVTRALESLALAPVDVDIVRREVENSTLYRCVTLEPESSRPAITAKTEVDLDAVGGALERKLLSDHRGLGRLLYEGEFETRRDIREIDYQKEAPRFVSESRGPYLTRWYTISLDGEEFTSITEYFSRPELRDLCTRSRTQGQK; this is translated from the coding sequence ATGGCCGAAGACAGCGAATTGCGGCGGTTACTCACGGAACTGCAGGAAGTATGTGACCCTCCGCTTTCCCCCGCCGAACGTATCCTTCTGACGACCGACGGGACGGTCACGCGAGCGCTCGAATCACTCGCTCTGGCCCCAGTGGACGTCGACATCGTGCGACGCGAGGTCGAAAACTCCACCCTGTATCGGTGCGTCACGCTCGAGCCCGAATCCTCACGACCGGCCATCACGGCGAAGACGGAGGTCGACTTGGACGCGGTCGGCGGGGCGCTCGAGCGGAAGTTACTATCGGACCACCGCGGTCTCGGGAGGCTCCTCTACGAGGGCGAGTTCGAGACTCGGCGCGATATCCGGGAAATAGACTACCAGAAAGAGGCCCCTCGTTTCGTCTCGGAGTCGAGGGGGCCGTACCTGACCCGTTGGTACACGATCTCTCTCGACGGGGAGGAGTTCACCTCGATCACCGAGTACTTTTCCCGACCCGAACTGAGGGATCTGTGTACGAGATCCCGTACTCAGGGACAGAAGTAA